A genomic segment from Conger conger chromosome 2, fConCon1.1, whole genome shotgun sequence encodes:
- the LOC133122995 gene encoding cytochrome P450 2K1-like isoform X1 has translation MFRLVGSTSWLWLCQLHLCRFFCEVPVLEKCGRSQTDSKGGMLEGLLPQMPPPLTLLGVVLVLFLLYLLCSTPGPGKDPPGPRPLPLLGNLLHLDLKRLHVSLCELSKKYGSVFTVHLGPKKVVVLAGYRTVKQALVNYAEEFGDREIAPIFRDTMKGHGVIFANGNSWKEMRRFSLSTLRDFGMGKRGSEEKIIEESRHLIKVFENFKGEPFNTVQPVNYSVSNIICAIMYGIRFDYADATFQKMVNRANENVRILGSAEIQVYNAFPWLRWCCSWLLVNQTQTLKNVKSNIEDIMGLVLGLKDTLNPQDLRGFVDAFLVRQQEESDQPGSYFHNNNLKFTVGNLFAAGTDTTATTLRWGLLLMAKYPHIQDQVQEELSRVIGDREPRVEDRRNLPYTDAVIHEIQRVANIVPMSIPHTTSCDVTFRGYFIKQGTIVIPLLTSVLQDEEEWETPHSFNPGHFLDEKGCFIKRDAFMPFSAGRRSCLGESLARMELFLFFTFLLQRFRFTPPSGVSEDELDLTPTVRAVLSPSPHQLCAVSRA, from the exons ATGTTCCGGCTCGTTGGCTCCACTTCCTGGCTCTGGCTATGTCAGCTCCACCTGTGCAGATTTTTTTGCGAAGTACCGGTTTTGGAAAAGTGCGGAAGGAGCCAGACGGA TTCAAAGGGAGGCATGTTGGAGGGGCTTTTACCTCAGATGCCCCCTCCCTTGACCCTTCTGGGGGTGGTGCTGGTGCTGTTTTTGCTTTACCTGCTCTGCTCCACCCCTGGGCCTGGAAAAGACCCACCGGGACCTAGACCCCTGCCCCTCCTTGGGAACCTGCTTCACCTGGACCTCAAACGGCTCcacgtgtctctctgtgag CTGTCTAAGAAATATGGATCTGTGTTCACTGTACACTTGGGCCCAAAGAAGGTGGTTGTCCTGGCAGGCTACAGGACAGTCAAACAGGCACTGGTCAACTATGCTGAAGAGTTTGGAGACCGGGAAATTGCGCCCATATTTAGAGATACTATGAAAGGGCACG GTGTTATTTTTGCCAACGGAAACTCCTGGAAGGAGATGAGACgcttctccctctctacccTGCGAGACTTTGGAATGGGCAAGAGGGGGAGCGAAGAGAAGATCATTGAGGAATCACGCCACCTCATCAAGGTCTTTGAGAATTTCAAGG GTGAGCCTTTCAACACCGTTCAGCCAGTGAATTACTCCGTCTCCAACATCATCTGTGCCATCATGTACGGCATCCGCTTTGACTACGCTGACGCCACCTTCCAAAAAATGGTCAACAGGGCCAATGAAAATGTCCGGATTCTTGGTTCAGCTGAAATACAG GTGTACAACGCGTTCCCCTGGCTGCGCTGGTGTTGTAGCTGGTTGTTGGTGAATCAGACCCAGACTTTGAAGAACGTCAAAAGCAACATTGAGGACATTATGGGTCTGGTGCTGGGACTGAAGGACACACTCAACCCCCAGGACCTCAGGGGATTTGTGGATGCCTTCCTAGTTCGACAGCAGGAG GAGTCAGACCAGCCAGGTTCCTACTTCCACAACAACAACCTGAAATTTACTGTCGGCAACCTATTCGCAGCAGGGACAGACACCACTGCAACCACCCTGAGATGGGGCCTGCTGCTGATGGCTAAGTACCCCCATATACAGG ACCAGGTTCAGGAGGAGCTGAGTCGGGTCATTGGGGACCGGGAACCCCGGGTGGAGGACCGGAGGAACCTGCCCTACACCGACGCCGTGATCCACGAGATCCAGAGAGTGGCTAACATTGTACCCATGAGCATTCCCCACACCACAAGCTGTGATGTCACCTTCCGGGGATACTTCATCAAACAG ggaacTATAGTGATCCCACTCCTGACGTCGGTGCTGCAGGATGAGGAAGAGTGGGAGACCCCCCACAGCTTCAACCCTGGCCACTTCCTGGATGAGAAGGGCTGCTTCATCAAGAGAGATGCCTTCATGCCCTTCTCTGCAG GGCGACGGAGCTGTCTGGGAGAAAGCCTGGCCAGGATGgagctcttcctcttcttcacctTCCTCCTGCAGAGGTTCCGCTTCACACCACCATCGGGGGTGTCTGAGGATGAGCTGGACCTAACACCGACAGTGAGGGCCGTCCTCAGCCCTTCTCCCcaccagctgtgtgctgtgagccgggcctga
- the LOC133122995 gene encoding cytochrome P450 2K1-like isoform X2 — MLEGLLPQMPPPLTLLGVVLVLFLLYLLCSTPGPGKDPPGPRPLPLLGNLLHLDLKRLHVSLCELSKKYGSVFTVHLGPKKVVVLAGYRTVKQALVNYAEEFGDREIAPIFRDTMKGHGVIFANGNSWKEMRRFSLSTLRDFGMGKRGSEEKIIEESRHLIKVFENFKGEPFNTVQPVNYSVSNIICAIMYGIRFDYADATFQKMVNRANENVRILGSAEIQVYNAFPWLRWCCSWLLVNQTQTLKNVKSNIEDIMGLVLGLKDTLNPQDLRGFVDAFLVRQQEESDQPGSYFHNNNLKFTVGNLFAAGTDTTATTLRWGLLLMAKYPHIQDQVQEELSRVIGDREPRVEDRRNLPYTDAVIHEIQRVANIVPMSIPHTTSCDVTFRGYFIKQGTIVIPLLTSVLQDEEEWETPHSFNPGHFLDEKGCFIKRDAFMPFSAGRRSCLGESLARMELFLFFTFLLQRFRFTPPSGVSEDELDLTPTVRAVLSPSPHQLCAVSRA, encoded by the exons ATGTTGGAGGGGCTTTTACCTCAGATGCCCCCTCCCTTGACCCTTCTGGGGGTGGTGCTGGTGCTGTTTTTGCTTTACCTGCTCTGCTCCACCCCTGGGCCTGGAAAAGACCCACCGGGACCTAGACCCCTGCCCCTCCTTGGGAACCTGCTTCACCTGGACCTCAAACGGCTCcacgtgtctctctgtgag CTGTCTAAGAAATATGGATCTGTGTTCACTGTACACTTGGGCCCAAAGAAGGTGGTTGTCCTGGCAGGCTACAGGACAGTCAAACAGGCACTGGTCAACTATGCTGAAGAGTTTGGAGACCGGGAAATTGCGCCCATATTTAGAGATACTATGAAAGGGCACG GTGTTATTTTTGCCAACGGAAACTCCTGGAAGGAGATGAGACgcttctccctctctacccTGCGAGACTTTGGAATGGGCAAGAGGGGGAGCGAAGAGAAGATCATTGAGGAATCACGCCACCTCATCAAGGTCTTTGAGAATTTCAAGG GTGAGCCTTTCAACACCGTTCAGCCAGTGAATTACTCCGTCTCCAACATCATCTGTGCCATCATGTACGGCATCCGCTTTGACTACGCTGACGCCACCTTCCAAAAAATGGTCAACAGGGCCAATGAAAATGTCCGGATTCTTGGTTCAGCTGAAATACAG GTGTACAACGCGTTCCCCTGGCTGCGCTGGTGTTGTAGCTGGTTGTTGGTGAATCAGACCCAGACTTTGAAGAACGTCAAAAGCAACATTGAGGACATTATGGGTCTGGTGCTGGGACTGAAGGACACACTCAACCCCCAGGACCTCAGGGGATTTGTGGATGCCTTCCTAGTTCGACAGCAGGAG GAGTCAGACCAGCCAGGTTCCTACTTCCACAACAACAACCTGAAATTTACTGTCGGCAACCTATTCGCAGCAGGGACAGACACCACTGCAACCACCCTGAGATGGGGCCTGCTGCTGATGGCTAAGTACCCCCATATACAGG ACCAGGTTCAGGAGGAGCTGAGTCGGGTCATTGGGGACCGGGAACCCCGGGTGGAGGACCGGAGGAACCTGCCCTACACCGACGCCGTGATCCACGAGATCCAGAGAGTGGCTAACATTGTACCCATGAGCATTCCCCACACCACAAGCTGTGATGTCACCTTCCGGGGATACTTCATCAAACAG ggaacTATAGTGATCCCACTCCTGACGTCGGTGCTGCAGGATGAGGAAGAGTGGGAGACCCCCCACAGCTTCAACCCTGGCCACTTCCTGGATGAGAAGGGCTGCTTCATCAAGAGAGATGCCTTCATGCCCTTCTCTGCAG GGCGACGGAGCTGTCTGGGAGAAAGCCTGGCCAGGATGgagctcttcctcttcttcacctTCCTCCTGCAGAGGTTCCGCTTCACACCACCATCGGGGGTGTCTGAGGATGAGCTGGACCTAACACCGACAGTGAGGGCCGTCCTCAGCCCTTCTCCCcaccagctgtgtgctgtgagccgggcctga
- the LOC133122995 gene encoding cytochrome P450 2K1-like isoform X3 — MKGHGVIFANGNSWKEMRRFSLSTLRDFGMGKRGSEEKIIEESRHLIKVFENFKGEPFNTVQPVNYSVSNIICAIMYGIRFDYADATFQKMVNRANENVRILGSAEIQVYNAFPWLRWCCSWLLVNQTQTLKNVKSNIEDIMGLVLGLKDTLNPQDLRGFVDAFLVRQQEESDQPGSYFHNNNLKFTVGNLFAAGTDTTATTLRWGLLLMAKYPHIQDQVQEELSRVIGDREPRVEDRRNLPYTDAVIHEIQRVANIVPMSIPHTTSCDVTFRGYFIKQGTIVIPLLTSVLQDEEEWETPHSFNPGHFLDEKGCFIKRDAFMPFSAGRRSCLGESLARMELFLFFTFLLQRFRFTPPSGVSEDELDLTPTVRAVLSPSPHQLCAVSRA, encoded by the exons ATGAAAGGGCACG GTGTTATTTTTGCCAACGGAAACTCCTGGAAGGAGATGAGACgcttctccctctctacccTGCGAGACTTTGGAATGGGCAAGAGGGGGAGCGAAGAGAAGATCATTGAGGAATCACGCCACCTCATCAAGGTCTTTGAGAATTTCAAGG GTGAGCCTTTCAACACCGTTCAGCCAGTGAATTACTCCGTCTCCAACATCATCTGTGCCATCATGTACGGCATCCGCTTTGACTACGCTGACGCCACCTTCCAAAAAATGGTCAACAGGGCCAATGAAAATGTCCGGATTCTTGGTTCAGCTGAAATACAG GTGTACAACGCGTTCCCCTGGCTGCGCTGGTGTTGTAGCTGGTTGTTGGTGAATCAGACCCAGACTTTGAAGAACGTCAAAAGCAACATTGAGGACATTATGGGTCTGGTGCTGGGACTGAAGGACACACTCAACCCCCAGGACCTCAGGGGATTTGTGGATGCCTTCCTAGTTCGACAGCAGGAG GAGTCAGACCAGCCAGGTTCCTACTTCCACAACAACAACCTGAAATTTACTGTCGGCAACCTATTCGCAGCAGGGACAGACACCACTGCAACCACCCTGAGATGGGGCCTGCTGCTGATGGCTAAGTACCCCCATATACAGG ACCAGGTTCAGGAGGAGCTGAGTCGGGTCATTGGGGACCGGGAACCCCGGGTGGAGGACCGGAGGAACCTGCCCTACACCGACGCCGTGATCCACGAGATCCAGAGAGTGGCTAACATTGTACCCATGAGCATTCCCCACACCACAAGCTGTGATGTCACCTTCCGGGGATACTTCATCAAACAG ggaacTATAGTGATCCCACTCCTGACGTCGGTGCTGCAGGATGAGGAAGAGTGGGAGACCCCCCACAGCTTCAACCCTGGCCACTTCCTGGATGAGAAGGGCTGCTTCATCAAGAGAGATGCCTTCATGCCCTTCTCTGCAG GGCGACGGAGCTGTCTGGGAGAAAGCCTGGCCAGGATGgagctcttcctcttcttcacctTCCTCCTGCAGAGGTTCCGCTTCACACCACCATCGGGGGTGTCTGAGGATGAGCTGGACCTAACACCGACAGTGAGGGCCGTCCTCAGCCCTTCTCCCcaccagctgtgtgctgtgagccgggcctga